Proteins co-encoded in one Arachis hypogaea cultivar Tifrunner chromosome 11, arahy.Tifrunner.gnm2.J5K5, whole genome shotgun sequence genomic window:
- the LOC112719634 gene encoding phospholipase D alpha 1, whose protein sequence is MVFVLHCDDNYAKPTGQLPIDAFAQAWVLAGDISEKCPIDRRLELVDENEKPLNASIHLRLQFSKAKKWLGLPTRCFPQRIGCEVTLFQDAHTRDEFVQRKADAGLGKYESHGCWEDMFDKINGAKHFIYITAWSLDTKITLIRDPRMNPGSVQTLGELLKKKEKDGVRVVLLLWNDVTAVRLFKNEGLMGTCDKETERYFKGTGVECVLRTHEKWMCSHHEKVVIVDAPLTNNAKRRLVSFIGGLDLCKGRFDTPSHPLFSSLGPDGEHSRDFHQPNFEGTAITKGGPREPWHDAHCRLEGPVAWDVYKNFVESIRKEGKEDILVPDKQVEDVMGDRGIVESCKKEGKEGILVPQKQVKDVISDQQIIEPNHETWNAQLFREAAETKKGFRGKNKKTDRSIHDAYIYAIRAAERFIYIENQYFIGNSSEKNDASHQIATELTLKIVSKIKAKERFAVYVVIPMWPEGIPECSFVRKMLDLQKGTIEKMYRDINQAIKEAGIDEEPQNYLAFFCLGNREVKKQGEYEPPDKPSKGSSYQKAQEARRFMIYVHSKLMIVDDEYIIIGSANINQRSMDGGRDTEIGMGAYQPYYLASGPNGATGQVHDFRRSLWLEHLGKHENTFLNPESKACIEKVNQFAEENWKSYSDISSVDLHGHLLRYPYHISDDGTITELPGFEFFPDTNAEILGKDDIYTRLPFIRDLLLG, encoded by the exons ATGGTATTCGTCCTGCACTGTGACGACAACTATGCAAAACCTACTGGTCAGCTACCAATTGATGCCTTTGCACAAGCATGGGTACTTGCTGGGGATATCTCGGAAAAGTGTCCTATAGACAGAAGGCTCGAACTAGTGGATGAGAATGAGAAGCCATTGAATGCATCAATCCACCTGAGGCTGCAGTTTTCTAAAGCTAAAAAATGGCTAGGGCTTCCCACCAGATGCTTTCCACAGAGAATTGGATGTGAGGTAACTCTTTTCCAAGATGCTCATACCCGGGATGAATTTGTCCAGAGAAAAGCCGATGCCGGACTTGGGAAATACGAGTCCCACGGATGCTGGGAGGATATGTTTGATAAAATCAATGGAGCAAAACACTTCATATACATTACAGCCTGGTCTCTTGACACTAAGATAACCCTCATAAGGGATCCAAGGATGAATCCTGGAAGTGTCCAAACACTTGGTGAGCTGctcaagaaaaaagagaaagatggTGTAAGAGTTGTACTACTTCTTTGGAACGATGTAACAGCTGTTCGGTTATTTAAAAATGAAGGACTCATGGGTACTTGTGACAAAGAAACGGAACGGTATTTCAAAGGCACTGGTGTGGAGTGTGTTCTACGTACTCATGAGAAATGGATGTGTTCTCATCACGAGAAAGTGGTGATTGTGGACGCTCCATTGACCAATAATGCGAAGAGAAGATTAGTGAGTTTTATCGGGGGTTTAGATCTCTGCAAAGGAAGATTCGACACTCCATCACATCCACTTTTTAGCAGTTTGGGCCCGGACGGTGAGCACAGCAGGGATTTTCATCAACCCAACTTTGAAGGTACTGCAATCACAAAAGGAGGCCCTAGAGAACCGTGGCATGACGCGCACTGTCGCCTTGAAGGGCCTGTTGCATGGGATGTTTATAAAAACTTTGTGGAGAGCATCAGGAAGGAAGGTAAAGAGGACATACTTGTTCCAGATAAACAGGTTGAAGATGTCATGGGTGACCGTGGCATTGTGGAGAGCTGCAAGAAGGAAGGAAAAGAGGGCATACTTGTTCCACAGAAACAGGTTAAAGATGTCATAAGTGACCAACAAATAATTGAGCCTAATCATGAGACGTGGAATGCTCAGTTGTTTAGAGAAGCTGCTGAAACAAAAAAAGGTTTTCGAGGGAAGAATAAGAAGACAGATCGGAGCATTCACGATGCGTATATATATGCTATTAGAGCTGCCGAGCGCTTCATCTATATTGAGAACCAGTATTTTATAGGAAATAGTTCTGAAAAAAATGATGCTTCACATCAAATTGCAACGGAGCTTACACTTAAAATTGTTAGTAAGATTAAAGCCAAGGAAAGGTTCGCTGTGTATGTTGTCATTCCCATGTGGCCTGAGGGTATCCCAGAATGTTCCTTTGTTCGGAAAATGTTAGATTTGCAGAAAGGAACAATAGAAAAGATGTACAGGGACATTAATCAAGCAATCAAGGAAGCGGGAATTGATGAAGAACCTCAAAATTATTTGGCATTCTTCTGCCTTGGAAATCGAGAGGTGAAGAAGCAAGGAGAGTATGAACCTCCAGACAAGCCATCCAAAGGTTCCAGTTACCAGAAAGCCCAAGAGGCCAGGCGCTTCATGATTTATGTACATTCTAAGCTAATGATAG TTGATGATGAATACATAATCATTGGATCGGCCAACATCAACCAGAGATCCATGGATGGTGGTAGAGACACTGAGATTGGCATGGGAGCTTACCAACCCTACTATTTGGCTAGCGGGCCAAACGGTGCAACGGGCCAGGTGCATGATTTCCGCAGGTCCTTGTGGTTGGAGCATCTTGGCAAACATGAAAACACCTTCCTCAACCCTGAGAGTAAAGCATGTATTGAGAAGGTGAACCAGTTTGCTGAGGAGAATTGGAAATCATATTCCGATATATCTAGCGTTGACCTTCATGGCCACCTTCTTCGCTATCCTTATCACATTTCTGACGATGGAACCATCACAGAGCTTCCTGGATTTGAGTTCTTTCCGGACACTAATGCTGAGATTCTAGGAAAGGATGACATATACACGAGGCTTCCATTTATTCGGGATCTTCTTCTAGGTTGA
- the LOC112723894 gene encoding GDSL esterase/lipase At1g20120-like isoform X2, with protein MFKEYIGKLKGAVGEERTAYILEKSIVLISMGSNDIAGTYFLTPYRRVHYNVRQYSRRLIRLTTRFILELYRLGARRIGTVSLSALGCIPMQRTVRGGIKRNCVEPVTKAAQVYNTMLYQSLMALKKTLSGSRIVYLDVHNSLNMLIQHPNQFGFESVDRACCGIASMELDLFCSTFSLKICTDASKYVFWDSYHPTERTYSIITSDLIKKTIDQFV; from the exons ATGTTCAAAGAATACATTGGAAAACTTAAGGGTGCTGTGGGAGAAGAAAGAACAGCTTACATTCTTGAAAAGAGCATAGTTCTCATCAGCATGGGAAGCAATGATATTGCAGGAACATATTTTCTCACACCATATAGGAGAGTCCATTACAATGTCAGACAATATTCAAGAAGGCTTATCAGATTAACAACAAGATTTATATTG GAACTATATCGATTGGGAGCAAGAAGGATTGGAACAGTGAGCTTATCAGCATTAGGATGCATCCCAATGCAGAGGACAGTGAGAGGAGGCATAAAAAGGAATTGTGTGGAACCAGTAACAAAGGCAGCACAAGTCTACAATACCATGCTCTATCAATCACTTATGGCTCTCAAGAAGACCCTCTCTGGTTCCAGAATTGTATACCTTGATGTTCATAATTCACTCAATATGCTTATTCAACACCCCAACCAATTTG GATTTGAAAGCGTGGATAGAGCATGTTGTGGCATTGCAAGCATGGAACTTGACCTATTTTGTAGCACTTTTTCATTGAAAATCTGCACAGATGCATCCAAATATGTCTTCTGGGACAGTTATCATCCTACCGAGAGAACTTACAGTATTATTACCTCAGATTTAATAAAAAAGACCATTGATCAATTTGTctaa
- the LOC112723894 gene encoding GDSL esterase/lipase At1g20120-like isoform X1 yields the protein MFSGGSLNFTCTYHRSVLSTEDQLDMFKEYIGKLKGAVGEERTAYILEKSIVLISMGSNDIAGTYFLTPYRRVHYNVRQYSRRLIRLTTRFILELYRLGARRIGTVSLSALGCIPMQRTVRGGIKRNCVEPVTKAAQVYNTMLYQSLMALKKTLSGSRIVYLDVHNSLNMLIQHPNQFGFESVDRACCGIASMELDLFCSTFSLKICTDASKYVFWDSYHPTERTYSIITSDLIKKTIDQFV from the exons ATGTTTTCGGGAGGTTCTTTGAACTTCACATGCACCTACCACCGG TCAGTGTTGTCAACAGAGGATCAATTAGACATGTTCAAAGAATACATTGGAAAACTTAAGGGTGCTGTGGGAGAAGAAAGAACAGCTTACATTCTTGAAAAGAGCATAGTTCTCATCAGCATGGGAAGCAATGATATTGCAGGAACATATTTTCTCACACCATATAGGAGAGTCCATTACAATGTCAGACAATATTCAAGAAGGCTTATCAGATTAACAACAAGATTTATATTG GAACTATATCGATTGGGAGCAAGAAGGATTGGAACAGTGAGCTTATCAGCATTAGGATGCATCCCAATGCAGAGGACAGTGAGAGGAGGCATAAAAAGGAATTGTGTGGAACCAGTAACAAAGGCAGCACAAGTCTACAATACCATGCTCTATCAATCACTTATGGCTCTCAAGAAGACCCTCTCTGGTTCCAGAATTGTATACCTTGATGTTCATAATTCACTCAATATGCTTATTCAACACCCCAACCAATTTG GATTTGAAAGCGTGGATAGAGCATGTTGTGGCATTGCAAGCATGGAACTTGACCTATTTTGTAGCACTTTTTCATTGAAAATCTGCACAGATGCATCCAAATATGTCTTCTGGGACAGTTATCATCCTACCGAGAGAACTTACAGTATTATTACCTCAGATTTAATAAAAAAGACCATTGATCAATTTGTctaa